The genomic interval GAGAAAGCGCGCGACAGACTCGAAGCGCAAACCAAAGAGATAGAAAAGCGACTCGAAAAAATCGAAGACGAGCGTCGCGAAGTCCTTGCCAAAGCCCGAGCCGAGGGCGAACTCGAAGTGGCGGTGTTGAGAAGCAACATCGATTCGCTCAAGTCGCAGTTGAAGAGGGCGAAACAACCGCTTGAAGCCATCAAATCTATTGAAGAGAAGATCGAAAAGGTTGAAGAAAAAATTACAACCCCCGTCGAACGTCAAATGTCGAAGGTCGCGGAGCAATCGTCAATCGTAAATCGTAAATCGTCAATCCAATTGGGAGAGCGCGTCCTCGTCAGCACGTTGAACGCCGAAGGTGTGGTGACAGCCCTCGGCGAGTCCGACGCGGAGGTGCAGATCGGGAGTCTGCGCGTGAGGGCGAGGCTGGCGGAGTTGGTGAGGAAGTCCGAAGACACGTCGAAGGTCGAAAGTCAAACGTCAAGCGACCTTCGACCTTCGACCTTTGACTCGGGAAAGTCTCCAGGGCTCGAATTAAACCTGCGCGGCAAGTTGGTAGATGAGGGACTCGATGAGTTGGAAAAATATTTGGAGCGCGCGTATTCGGCGGGATTGTTGTTCGTGCGGATCGTGCATGGCAAAGGGACGGGCAAGATGCGCGACGCGGTGCGCAACGCGTTGAAGTCGAGCGAGTATGTTTCTTCTTTTGAAGAGCCGAAAGATCATGAGGGCGGAGCGGGTGTGACGGTGGCGAAGATTGCGAAATAACGGAAGAGGATTAGAGAACTAGAGGATTTGAAAGTAGAAGGAGTCGTTGATGTCACTTGATGATGCGATCAAACAAATGACCGATGCGATTAAAGCGGCTTGCCCGATTGCCGAGGTGAAGACGGCGAAGATGTCGGACGAAGAGGCGCGCTTGAGCGTGTACGCTCCCGCAGGCGACATGCAGAAGATCAAAGACGCGACCTTTCAACCCGCCATTGAATTATTGAACAAAGAGGGGATGGATCTTCAAGTGTTCGTCTACGACAAAGACGCGCCGCCATTAAAGGGCGGATAAAATCATTAGACTTTATCGGTAATAAGCCGAACAAACCCTCTTGGACGCTGACCGCGTAGCGCGCAAAACAGGCGGATTTTGTTCTTTGAATCAGCGTTGGTCAGCGTTGGTCAGCGTTGGTCAGCGTTTTTCTGCGTACCCATTTTTATTTCCGATAGAGTCTATTCTTTCTCGCCGCTTACTTTCATCCACGCCTTTTTCATGTTCAGCGCGTCGTCTTCCATGATCGGGCTTTCGCACAAGATACGCCCCCCGCACCCGAACTCCTTCAACACCTGAAACAGAAAATTGATCTTGAGATCAGATTCCGCCAGCGCCAGGTGATTCTTCTCGCCTTTGGGACCGTATTCGATTCCCGATAAATGGATGTGCAGTTTCTTCAACGCTTCTTTCCCCAGGGCGGCTTGATACGCCTCCAGCAGTTTGGTCCACTCTTGAACGGTGTTCATCGTCCCATCGCCGGGGCGGGCGTGCAGGTGGGCAAAATCCAAACAGGGTTGCACATTCTTCATCGCCTTGCTCATCTCCAGCGTATCGTCCAACGAACCTAGCATGGCAGACTTGCCCATCGTCTCCGGGCGCAGGATGACCGGGTTGCCCTGCTTCTTCAACTCATCGACGCAACCTTTCAAACGCGGGATGGAAACCTTCAACACGTCCGCGGGCGGGCGCTCAAAATATGAACCGGGGTGAAAGATAATATCCGTCGCGCCGGCGAGGTTGCCATAGCGCGCCGCATCCATCAGGCGTTTGCGCGACTTGGGCCATTCCTCATCCGTCGCGTTCAAGTTGAAAAAGTACGGCGCGTGCACGCTCAACAAAACGCCTTCATCGTTTGCCGTCTTCTTGATCGCCGCGCAGGTCTCCTCAGAAACGCGCACCGATTGCACCCAGCCCAACTCGAACGCGGTTAAGCCGATGGATTTGCTGAACCTGATCGCCCCCACCGAACCGCCCGGCTTCTTGGGCGTGCCAACGGGCGAACCGACCGTGCCGAATTGGAAAGATAGCGCCATGACAATCTCCAGTCTCAGGAATTCAGTTGCCAGCAAACAGTATCGTCAGCCGCGCCCAAAATGGCGGGCCCAAAATCAACAACCCGATCAACACGCCCGCCAGCGCGGCGATCAACACCGCGCCCGCGCCCACATCTTTGCCCACCTTCGCCAGCGGATGTTTCTGCGGGCTTGCCAGGTCCACCACCGCCTCGATGGAGGTGTTGATGAACTCGGCGGTGAACACCATGGCGATCGTCAGGAACAAGACCGCCCAATCGCGCGGGGGAATCTGCAACCACAAACCGAGCAGAATAACCAGCGTGGCGGCAAGCGAATGGATCCACGCATTGCGTTGGGTCTTCAATACATATTGCCAGCCGCGCAAGGCATGACCGATGGCGGCGAGGCGGGATAGAAGGAAAGATTTCATAGGGTGGATTGCGCGACGCCTATTCCTCTCGAATTTGAATCGTGCCCAAACCCAATGAGTCTAAGATCTCGGCTTGGGCTTTCCACATCGTTGCTTTTTCTTTCGGCTTCGCATGGTCGTGACCCAACAAATGCAACACGCCATGCACCACCAGCAGTTGCGCTTCCGATTCGAGCGCGTGCCCCGCAGTTTTTGCCTGCGCCTTCGCTCGAGGGATCGAAAGGAGGATGTCGCCGAGGTAGGGCGAGCCAGTGTCAGGGTCCGATTCGGAGGCGGGGAAGGAGAGCACGTCGGTGGGCGCGTCGATTCCCAAATAATCCCGATTCAGTTGTTGCAGGCGTTTGTCGTCCGTCAGCACAATGGACAAGTCCGCATCGGGCGATTGGTGTTGATGGAGCAACGCCGCGCGCGCCGCGCGTTCGAGAAGCTTTTCAGGAAAGTCGAATTTCGATTCGATGTTGATCATCTGGTGTTCATGTCATTCTAAGCCCTTCGACAGGCTCAGGGTGACATATCATTATTTTCTCGGCGCGGTCAGCACATTCGTCGCGGCCGATTCATCCTTCGGGTACGACACGCGCGGATGGTGCGTGCCGCGCAAAATATTGACGAACGATTCGGTGATGATGCTCAGGTCGCGCAGGGTGAGTTGGGTGTTATCGAGTTGGCCTTGTTTTTGCGCGCTATCGATGGTGGATAACACGATCTTGCGCAGGTCTTCTTCGGTTTGCGGGCGTTCGGCGCGGGCGCGGGCTTCGGAACCGTCTGCCAGCATGAGCAGAGCCGATTCGCGCGAGCGCGGGCGCGGACCCGGGTAGCGAAAGTTGTCTTTATCCACTTTCGAGGCGTCTCCGCCGGCGGCTTCGACGGCTTTGTTGAATTGATAGCGCGTGATCATCGTGCCATGATGCTCGAGGATGAAATCGTCGATGCGGCGCGGCAGGCGATATTGGCGCGCCAGCGCGACGCCATCGGTGACGTGGGCAACGATGGTCGCCGAGGCTTGGGCGGGATCCATATCGTCGTGCGCGTTCATTTGTCCCTGCGGTTGGTTTTCGATGAAGAACATTGGGTTCATCGATTTGCCCACATCATGGAACAACGCGCCGACGCGGGTGAGCAGGGCGTCTGCGCCGATGAGTTCGGCTCCCTGTTCGGCGAGGTTCGCCACTTGCAAACTGTGCTGGTAGGTGCCGGGCGCGCTTCGTAAAAAGAATTGCAATAACGGCGAATCGGGACGCGAAATTTCGATGAGTTGCAACGCCGTAGTGAGACCGACCGTCTGCGCAAGGAAGTATTGCAATAATAGCGCGATGCTCGAGGAGGCAAGCCCGCTGATGATGGCGGCTCCGCTGAGTTCGAGCAAGCCAGCCCCATCCGTCGGGGTGAACGGGAGGCGGAAGGCGATCAACACGATGATGCCCGCCCAGGCAACGGCAATGCCCGCGCGGAAGAACGTCCACACGCGCCGCGCCGCGCCAAGCACGAGCACGCCGGTCAGCGAGGTGACAAGGTAATACGGAAGCAGGTCTGGCGTGTTGGGCAGGGCGTATGGAGCCAGCAAAGCCATTGCCACTGAAAAGACGATGCCCACCTCCACGCCGAACATGGTGGCGATCAACAACCCCATGGCGGGCAGTGGAAAGGCATAGGACACCACGGTTCGATCGGGGATGGTTGCGCGCACTGCCACGATGAAGAAGATGAAGATCAACGCGACGGCAAGCAGGTTGCGCGCTTCGAGCAGGAATGCCATGCGCCGCCGCGAAAAATATAAACGCACATACATGGCAACGATCAATACTAACGCGCCCGCGCCGAGATAATCCTGCCAGAGCGTCTCGGTCTTGATCAGTCCAAATTGTTCGAGCGCTTCGCGTTGGGCTGGCGTGATGATCTGCCCGCGCAAAACGATGATCTGCCCTACTTTATATTCCACAGTAATGGGCGCCACCGCGTCCATTGCGGACTGTTGGGCAGCTTCGGTCAATTCGGCGTTCAGCGCGCTATTCGGCTTGATAAAGACCGTTACCAATTCGGCAATCATGGCTACTTGTTCCTCGTCGAACGAGAAGCTGACCAGCGAAGGCACACTGCGCCGCACGGTATCCGCGTCCTGTTCGCGGATGCTCCGCCGCATGACCTGTTCGAGCACGCTCAACGCTTCTCCTTTGATCGAATCCCAGCGGGCGGGCGTTAGCGCCAACACTTTTTCGATGGTCTCCGGTTGCAGGTTGAGTTCGCTCATCGAATCAAGGATGGAAAATTTTTGTTCGGCGATGAGCTCGTCGTTATCGCGGATGAGTGTGATCTGGGCAAGCGCGGCGCGGAGGCGGTCGGTCTGCTGGCGGGCGATGGCGGGGTCCGGTGACGCGTACACCGGAGCGACAGCCTTCGCGGCGGCAAGACGCGCGTCTTCGGTGCGCGCTTTGCTTTCAAATTGCAGGGTGCGCGGGGCTTGATAATTGTTCGGGGAAACGTCTCCCGCTTGCAAACTGGTTGTGGCGGGGTTGATCAGCAACGGCAAAACGAGCGCGCCGTATGAGATGACGCTCGCAACCGCGAGCAGGGTAATTTGGAACGCGCGGATGCGCGGAGGCGTTTGCCGATGCCGCGCAGGAATGATCCCCATATTAGTGCGGGTAGATCAGCCGCAGAGCCGCAAAGCCACGGAGAGTCTTGAATACAAATTCTCCGCGCTTCTCTGCGCGCTCTGCGGCAACAAGAATTGACGTCATGTTACTTGGGTTGGAGGATGTCCTTCACTGCCGCGCTAACCATGTCGTTTGGCGCGCGCCCCGCCACTTTGGGCATGAGAATTTTCATCACTTTGCCCATGTCGCCGGGACCCGCCGCGCCGGCTTCGGCAATGGCGGCTTGCACGAGCGCGCGCAATTCCTCGGCGGGCATGGCTTTCGGCAGGAAGACTTCGAGCACTTTGATCTCGGCTTCGTTGGCTTCGACCAGGTCGGAACGATTCGCTTTCTTCGCCTCCTCAATAGATTCGCGGCGGTTCTTCAATTCTTTTTGGAGTAAATTCATCACCGCCGCATCGTCGAGTTCGATGCGCTTATCCACTTCTACTTGCTTCACCGCGGCGAGCGCCATCCGCACCGTGCGTTTGCGAACTTCGTCTCCGCTCTTCATGGCGTCTTTCATGGATTCGTTGAGTTGCGTTTTGATTGTCATGGGGAGGATTATATCTTGAAATGAAAATCATTTCCTCGTCCCGGTGAGCGCGGTGGTAATCCCCAACGCCACATAGACCAAACCCGCAAAGTATCGACCGCCGGTTTGGAATCTCTGGTTGCCGCGCAATTGATCGGCAAATGCACTGATTGCCAGCGCGTACAGGCTGTCTGTGACGATTGCCAGCGCGACAAAGATCAAGCCGAGCAGAAGGTTTTGCGCGATGACATTTCCACGCGCGGGGTCCACGAATTGCGGAAGGAAAGCGAAGAAGAACAACGCGGTCTTTGGGTTGAGGATGTTCACCGCCACTCCCTGCCAGTAGATTTGATGGAGGCTGTCCTGTTTAATTTCCTCGTCTGCCGCTTGTTCCGGTGAACGTAATTTGCGGATGCCGAGATAGATCAAATATCCCGCGCCGAGGTACTTCACCACATCGAACGCCAGCGCGGACGAAAGCAGGATCGCGGAAAGCCCCAGCCCGGCGGCGACCGCCTGGATCAAGTTCGCCGTTTCGATGGCAAGCACAGAGACCAGCCCGGCGGCGCGTCCCTGACTGGCGCTACGGGCAGTGATGTACAACACAGCCGGTCCTGGCACGAGGAGCAGGGCAACCGCCGCGACAATGAATAATGAGAGTTTGGATGGATCGATCATGGTGTCTACCTGCCTGACAGTTTTAAAAATGTGCCGCAGATGCGCGTTGAAGACGCTGATAAAACTTTTTTGGCTCTACCGTTTTTAACGGGAAACCATTTTTCAAACACAAAGGACACGACGGTCACAAAGGAAAAACACAAGGAATCTAGGCTCTTTTCCCCCCTTTGTGTCGCTTCGACGAACTCAGCGCAAGACTTTGTGTCCTTCGTGGTGAGGCTCTTTCCCGTTGATTACGGGGCACCCACTTTTTTCAATTTGTTCTTTAGGACTTACGCAGTTGAACCTGTTGCGCCGTAGTTGCACTGCGGCGACGGCAGTACAACTGCCCGCCAACTGTGTAAGCCCTGACTCTCTCAGGTGGCTCGTCATGGTGTTTCTGTTTCCTTCTGAAATTTTCGACGAGGCGGAGGCTCCCCGCCTTTGGGCGGCGGGAGGGAACCAGAGGCGGGATCAGAGCCCGCCCTTATGCGCCCATAAACAATGACCGTAATTCTTTTGGCAAACCGGACATCGTCTTTTCGTATTCGATACGCGTGCGTTTGATGGCGGCTTGCATGGCGTATTCGAATTTGAATCCCTGCTCGGGCGAATCGAGGTTCATCCACGCGTGCGAATCGCGCGGAATGAGAGGCAGAACGTGAGCGCGAAGCCCTTTGATAAAGTACAACAACTCGAGCGGATTGTACGTCTTGCCGGAGCGCAGGTGGGGGCTGTGGAGCAGGTCTGGGGAAACTGGATCAATTTCACTCGGCGGAGGAGGCGTTTTTCCGTCAAAGCGATTCAGCCACAGGGTGATGTAATTCGAATGGGCGTAGAAATCCTGAAACGAGTGAGACATCCGCCCGAACGCCCGCCACGCCGAGACAGGGTCGTTGTTTTGAAGCGCCGAGACGACCAGCGCGCGTTGCTTCTCGATGTAGGCGTCGGTTTTCGCAAAGGAATTATTGTCGCAATGAAATTCATCGTGACCGAAAAAGCCGGTGAAGAATTGGTCTTGCTTGATGTTGGCGGTAGCCATCATCCCAAGCGGGCGCGGACCGATGGAATCGCTGAGCGCTTCAACGATGATTTCGATGTGGTATTCAGTGAGCATTCGTCCGATTATAAGCGGTTATAATGCCGCCATGAGATTTTATACGACCACTGGCGATGACGGCACAACGGGCTTGCTCGGCGAAGGACGCGTGACGAAATATCACGCGCGTATCGAAGCCGTTGGCACATTAGATGAATCGACCGCCGCCCTGGGGCTGGCGCGCGCGCAATGTTTGGACCCGCGCTCGGGCAAGATCATTTTGGACGCGCAACGCGATTTATACAAGATCATGGCAGAGGTGGCGGCAACGCCGGAGAATGCGGAAAAATTCCGCATGATCGACGCCTCGCGCGTGACGTGGCTCGAAGAACAGACCGATGCGATCAGCGAGACTATCGAAATGCCAAAGGAATTTATTTTGCCCGGCGATTCGCTGGCGGGCGCGGCATTGTCGCTGGCGCGCGCCATCGTCCGCCGCGCCGAACGCCGCGTGGTGGAATTGCGCGACGAGCAGGAAGTGTCGAACCCCGAGTTGCAGAGGTATTTGAATCGCTTGTCGTCGTTATGTTTTGTGTTGGAGTTGTTGGAAAATAAAGCGGCGGGGCATCAGACAACGCTGGCAAAAGAATAAATTCATTTTTTGAACCGCAAAGCGCGCGAAGATCGCAAAGTTTTAAAAGATTTTCTTTGTGCAGTGAGGTATCCTTGCGGTATTTTTAGATTGGAGCACATGACCGGCACTTTTCTCAACATCGCAACCGTTCTCATCGGCGGGATGATCGGCTTGCTCTTCGGCGCGCGCATCCCTGAAAAGTTAAAAGCCACTGTGATAGCAGGCATGGGTCTTTTTACGGCGGCAATGGGATTGCAAATGTTTATGGAGACAAAGAACCCGCTCATTGTGTTGGGCGCGTTATTGATCGGCACGTTGTTGGGGGAATGGATCAGGATCGAAGACGGCTTGCATAACTTCGGAAAATTTCTCGAACAGCGATTTTCCAAGGAAGGCGATGACGGCTCGAACAAGTTCGTGCGCGGATTTTTGACCGCGTCGCTGTTGTTCTGCGTGGGACCGATGACCATCCTCGGTTCGATCCAGGACGGGTTGACCGGCGACTACAACCTGTTGGCGGTGAAGTCGGTGTTGGATGGATTCGCGTCCATGGCGTTCGCCTCCACGCTGGGGGCGGGCGTGTTGTTCTCGACCATCGTGATCTTCGTTTTTCAGGGCGGGGTCAGTTTGTTCGCGGCGCAATTGAACGCAATTGCGACGCCGATCATGATGGGCGAACTATCGGCGACAGGCGGTGTGATTTTGCTGGGGTTGGCGATCAGCAGTCTGTTGGAGATCAAAAAGATCCGCGTGGGGAATATGTTGCCGGCGCTTGCCGTCGCGCCAATCATTGTGTGGGGATTGTCGCTATTCTAACGTCACCCGTACAATGCAATCATAAAAACTCCCGTAAAAATGACAAGCGCGCCGATCACGCGGACAGCCCCCATCCGCTCGTTCAACAGCCACCAGCCTGCCAGCGCGCCGAAAACCACGCTCACTTCCCTGACCGCGCCGGCGTAACTCAGCGGGGCAATGGAATAGGCATATACCGCCATCAAATATGCCAGCACGCCCAGCACGCCCGCTAATGGAACACGGACGGGCTGTTTCACCAAGACCTCCCTAATGCGCGCCCAGCCGTATTGTCGAAACACGAACGGGGAGATGACGAACGGCACCAGCGCGAACATCGCCATCACATACGGCAAGGCATATCCGTTCTTTACGGCGCTCCCGTCGATGGTGGAGTAGATCGAGATCAACAAGGCAATGAACAAAGCCACCGCCACACCTTTGAAGTGAACACGCGTCACATGCGCCTGCGTGAGGGCGTTGACCCCGATGATTACCAACCCGCCGATGATGAACGCCAGCCCAACGACCCCTCCCATTTTTAGCGATTCGCTCAGGAACAGGAACGACCATAACGCAATGAAGGCGGGCGCCGCTCCGCGCGCCACAGGATAGATCAACGAAAAATCGTTATCGTGATACGCATACGAGAGGCTGATAAAGTACGCCACTTCGACGCACACGCTGACGACGGCAAAGATCCACATTCCGCGCGGGGGCAAGCCAGTGAAGAACAAGGCAACGAAAGCGAACATGCCGCCGAAGGTCACCATCCAAAAGGTGACGATGTATTTGTCTTGCGATTGTTTGATGAGGAGATTCCAGACGGTATGAAGGACCGCGCTGACCAATAAAATGGAGATGGCAAAAAGAGACATGGCTGGACGAATGTACCACAAAAGTGACTATGCCAAATAGTTGCTTTTTATTCATCGGTTGCGTATACTTACAAAAAACCGAATTGGAGGATTCGATGAAACCACTGAAACCCTTATTTTTCCTGACCGCGTTCGTTCTGATCGTGGGTCTGGCTTGCGGCGGCAGTAGCGATACGCCTACACAGCCCCCCCAACCGCCGACCAACCCGCCGCAACAGCAAGACCCAACGCAACCGCCGCCCCCGCCCCAGGCAACCGATACCCAAGCCGCGCCCACAGAGCCGCCGGTTCAACCTGCGAGCCAATTCTTCACCGAAGAATTCGATTCTCCGCTTTCAAATGATTGGTCCATCCTCACCGTGACCGGGTCCGAAGCCGCAGACCCCGACAAGGTCACTGTGGAAGCCGAGAATGGAAAACTGGTCTGGAATTTCGATAGTGAGCAGGTCTACTACTACCTATTCTATGGCGCCTTTGACTACGAAGATGTGACCCTGGAAGTGCGCGCCGATAACCGAGGCAAGAATACCAACTCGGTGAGCCTGATCTGCCGCTACGACCCGGAAGTAGGCTGGTACGAGTTCAATATCGATAACGGCGGCTTATATAACATCCTATACGCCGAAGTCGACAAGAACGGCGATATCGGCTACAACCTGATCACCAACGGCGGTTCGAATGCCATCAAACAGGGCAAGGATGTCAATGAGTATTCGATCACCTGCAAAGGTGATGAATTATCGTTGAGCATCAACGGCGATGAAGTGAACTCCATCACGGAAAAGAAATATGCCCTGCGAAGCGGGCAGGTCGGCATTTCTGTGTCCGCGTTCAATGTGTTGCCGATCATCATTGAAATGGATTGGATCAAGGTCAGCGAGCCGTAGACAATAGGCATGGAAACAAAAACTCCGAGTTCTTGAAGAACTCGGAGTTTTTTAATACAACGGTATCCTCGCGCCCGTTATTTTCGACGCTTCCTCTGAGAACAGATACACCATCGCGGCGACAATCTCATCGGGCGTTGTGCCTGTGCCTTTGTTATCCACATCAATGGCTTTCACCTGGATGATGTTCGCGGTGACGTTGGACTCTTTCAGTTCCGCCGCCAGCGTGAGCATGAGAGTCTCCTGCGCGGCTTTCGCGGCGGTGTACGCGCCTCGCTTCGCCACCGGATTGGGAACTGTGGACGGCGAAACAGTGATGACCCGCCCCCAGCCGCTTTTGGCGAGCAGAGGCATGAACGCTTGGAATAAATGGAACGTCGTCTCCACGTGCTGACCGAACATGGAGTTGAAATCGTCCACGCTGGTTTCGGGGATCGTCTTGCCGCCGAGCCAGCCGCCGACGAGATGGATCAACCCGTGCACCCCGCCGAACTTGGCAAAGACAGCCTCCCCTGCGGAATGAACCGCCTGTCCGTCGCGCAGATCAACCGCCGAGGCGAGGAGTCGCTCGCTCGGCAGATTCAACTCGCGGGCGAGGGAATCCAATTTACTTGAATCGTGGGCGAGCAATACCAATGAATCTCCGCGCGCGGCGAATGCGCGCGCGGTTTTAATTCCAAGCGCGCCGGTGGCGCCGGTGATAACGATTGTTTTACTCATTGTTCATATCCACCGTCCCGCAGGTTTCTTCGAAGACTTCAACTTGCGCAACCCAACCTGCGGGACGTTTGTGTAATAGGCTATTCACTTAACACCTCCGCTGGCAATTCGCTCATGCCTTTGATGAACGGGCGGTCGCTTTGTTCGGGCAGATGTTGCTTGCCGTGAAAATCAATCATGTGACCCGACTTGACAACTTTCGTTTCGAGGTAAAACCGATTGTATTCGTTCGGCTCCATAATGTGCGGGATGCGGTCTGAAACCTGGATGCCATAATCAATGAGTTGCTGGATCTTTTTCGGGTTGTTGGTGATGAGCCGCACCGATTCGATCTTGAGCGACATGAGCATGTGCGCGGCGACGGCGTAATCGCGTTCATCGTCGCGGAAGCCGAGCGCGTGATTCGCCTCGACCGTATCGAGCCCCTGGTCTTGCAAACTGTAGGCGCGAATCTTGTTGGTCAACCCGATGCCGCGCCCTTCCTGACGCAAATATAAAACCATGCCGCGTTCCATCGCGCCGATCATCCTCAACGAGGCTTCAAGTTGATCGCGGCAATCACAGCGCAGCGAGCCAAGCGCGTCGCCTGTCAAACATTCCGAATGCAACCGCACGGGCACATCTGCCGCGCCGATCACATCGCCTTTGATGATGGCGACATGTTCTTTGCCGTCGCGGTTATTTTCAAAGGCAATAATATGGAATTCTCCAAAGCGCGTGGGCAGTTCCGCCATCGCCACCACGCGTACGCACACTTTATCTTTCCCGATCCCCTCGCATTCATGGTCGCCCTCATTTTGAAGCAACACATCGAATTTTTCATGCAGATCTGTGATCATGCTGACCTCTCTATCGAATATTTTAAAACGACGCCGCCGTCTTCCCATTTCTCCACGTCTGTCAATTTCAATGGGACGGCTGCGCTTCTTTCCAAGCCTGCGCCTGCCGCAAGCGTGGGAGCCGACTCGCCCCCGAAGATCATCGGCGCGATGTACGCCTGAACTTCATCCACCAAGCCGAGCCGCAACAATTCAAAATTCAATGTCGCGCCGCCTTCCACCATCAAACGCTTCACGCCGAGTTCGTTGAGCGTTCTCAACGCCTGCGCCAAATCCACGCGGTAGCCCGAATGGACAAACACTTCCACGCCGCCTGCGCGCAGGGCTTCAAGTTTGTCTTTAGATGTGCGGTTTGTTGTGAATATTACGACCCGCGCCGACCCTTCGTATAAGAATTTTGAATGAACTGGCAGGGTTGCGGAGGTAATGACGCACACCTTCATAGGATTCGGGGACAGCCCCCGCGCCACGCGTTCGGCTCGCAACACTTCGGATTTCACGGTCAACTTTGGGTCTTCGTTGAGCAGTGTTTGTCCGCCCACCATCACCGCGTCCGAGTCGGCGCGAAGTGTATCCACCCGCTCCCTATCGCGCGGCGAAGAGATTGCCGCGCCCCGGCGTGAAATCGTATCGATCTTTCCATCGGCAGTCATTGCCACGTTGATAAAGACATATGGTCGTTTCATACCCCAATTGTAATGCGGCAACCATGATAGAATTTCCTGACTTTTGCAGATTAAGAATTGAACCGGGCAACTCTTGCGCTTGTTTTGAACCACGGAGGCGCTGAGTCACGGAGTTTTTTTATGGGCTTTTCTCAGTGTCTCTGCGTCCGTGGTTCCACTTATTGCTCGCTTAATTGTGAAAAGAACAATAATCAGGAATTGTACAGAGTTGGCGCCCGCTCTTGGCAAGCATACATCTCTCCTACACTGTGGAGAATTGGAAACATCAAAAAGGAGTCTGCAATGACCGCAAAGAAGGAACGAGTGGTGGTCACAGGAATGGGCATTGCCAGTCCACTCGGTTGTGATGTGCAAGAATTTTGGAAGAACTTGATCGCGGGTCAATCCGGCGTCCGGTCATTGGAGGGCGGAATTTTTTCCGGTATGCACACGAAGATCGGTGGGGTCGCTTGGGAGTACGACGAGAACAAATATTTCGACATCAAAGAGATCAGGCGGATGAGTCGTTCCTCTCAGTTGGGGATGGTCGCCGCAGAGCAAGCCATTGTCCATGCAAAACTCGAAAATGGAAATGTGAACCGCGAAGAGATCGGCGTGATGGTTGGCAGTTCTATCGGCGGCTATAGCGCGGCAGACTCCTACTTTATGCACTTTTACGAAACCAACCGCCTCAGCCCATACACCATCCCGGTTTCGATGAACATCGGTCCCGGCTCGAACATCTCGATCAAACACGGCTTTCAAGGTCCGCTCGTCAACGTGGACGCGGCCTGTTCCACCGCCGCGCACACC from Candidatus Defluviilinea gracilis carries:
- a CDS encoding EamA family transporter, which gives rise to MSLFAISILLVSAVLHTVWNLLIKQSQDKYIVTFWMVTFGGMFAFVALFFTGLPPRGMWIFAVVSVCVEVAYFISLSYAYHDNDFSLIYPVARGAAPAFIALWSFLFLSESLKMGGVVGLAFIIGGLVIIGVNALTQAHVTRVHFKGVAVALFIALLISIYSTIDGSAVKNGYALPYVMAMFALVPFVISPFVFRQYGWARIREVLVKQPVRVPLAGVLGVLAYLMAVYAYSIAPLSYAGAVREVSVVFGALAGWWLLNERMGAVRVIGALVIFTGVFMIALYG
- a CDS encoding DUF1080 domain-containing protein, which produces MKPLKPLFFLTAFVLIVGLACGGSSDTPTQPPQPPTNPPQQQDPTQPPPPPQATDTQAAPTEPPVQPASQFFTEEFDSPLSNDWSILTVTGSEAADPDKVTVEAENGKLVWNFDSEQVYYYLFYGAFDYEDVTLEVRADNRGKNTNSVSLICRYDPEVGWYEFNIDNGGLYNILYAEVDKNGDIGYNLITNGGSNAIKQGKDVNEYSITCKGDELSLSINGDEVNSITEKKYALRSGQVGISVSAFNVLPIIIEMDWIKVSEP
- a CDS encoding SDR family oxidoreductase, encoding MSKTIVITGATGALGIKTARAFAARGDSLVLLAHDSSKLDSLARELNLPSERLLASAVDLRDGQAVHSAGEAVFAKFGGVHGLIHLVGGWLGGKTIPETSVDDFNSMFGQHVETTFHLFQAFMPLLAKSGWGRVITVSPSTVPNPVAKRGAYTAAKAAQETLMLTLAAELKESNVTANIIQVKAIDVDNKGTGTTPDEIVAAMVYLFSEEASKITGARIPLY
- the ribA gene encoding GTP cyclohydrolase II, whose amino-acid sequence is MITDLHEKFDVLLQNEGDHECEGIGKDKVCVRVVAMAELPTRFGEFHIIAFENNRDGKEHVAIIKGDVIGAADVPVRLHSECLTGDALGSLRCDCRDQLEASLRMIGAMERGMVLYLRQEGRGIGLTNKIRAYSLQDQGLDTVEANHALGFRDDERDYAVAAHMLMSLKIESVRLITNNPKKIQQLIDYGIQVSDRIPHIMEPNEYNRFYLETKVVKSGHMIDFHGKQHLPEQSDRPFIKGMSELPAEVLSE
- a CDS encoding 2,5-diamino-6-(ribosylamino)-4(3H)-pyrimidinone 5'-phosphate reductase, with protein sequence MKRPYVFINVAMTADGKIDTISRRGAAISSPRDRERVDTLRADSDAVMVGGQTLLNEDPKLTVKSEVLRAERVARGLSPNPMKVCVITSATLPVHSKFLYEGSARVVIFTTNRTSKDKLEALRAGGVEVFVHSGYRVDLAQALRTLNELGVKRLMVEGGATLNFELLRLGLVDEVQAYIAPMIFGGESAPTLAAGAGLERSAAVPLKLTDVEKWEDGGVVLKYSIERSA